The proteins below come from a single Oscillospiraceae bacterium genomic window:
- a CDS encoding DUF2156 domain-containing protein: MLVFKKLTLNDIDALHPYFEYSHSRICDNSMGTAVMWRCYFDTYYAFYNSTLILRMHSLSGDTVFSLPLGEDIYGALEATAEYCKSNNLPFVINAVTLREKEMISHIFSFEETHDEDWDDYLYNITDISGMEGRKYSGQRNHINYFSANNPGWSFEKIDSTNINRLKAFYENYCASSETSDETLQKEHEMVSEVINNYDIYRMQGGFISLADKTIVAMAIGESVGDTLFEHIEKALPSVRGAYQLIAREFARNFSKDGILYLNREEDMGREGLRKSKMSYHPCEKIKKYTLYVKT; encoded by the coding sequence CAGCATGGGTACAGCCGTTATGTGGCGTTGCTATTTTGATACGTACTATGCATTTTATAATTCGACACTTATTTTGAGAATGCATTCGCTTAGCGGAGATACGGTGTTTTCTTTGCCGCTCGGTGAGGATATTTACGGAGCTCTCGAAGCAACTGCGGAATATTGCAAATCAAACAATTTGCCGTTTGTTATCAACGCCGTGACCCTGCGTGAAAAGGAAATGATTTCTCACATCTTTTCATTCGAGGAAACACATGATGAGGATTGGGATGATTATCTATATAACATTACCGATATTTCCGGTATGGAGGGCAGAAAGTATTCCGGACAGCGCAATCATATAAACTATTTTTCGGCAAATAATCCCGGTTGGAGCTTTGAAAAAATAGACAGCACGAATATAAACCGTCTTAAGGCTTTTTACGAAAATTATTGCGCTTCTTCCGAGACGTCAGACGAAACTCTTCAAAAAGAGCACGAAATGGTTTCAGAGGTAATAAACAATTATGATATTTACCGTATGCAAGGCGGATTTATAAGTCTTGCCGACAAAACCATAGTAGCCATGGCGATAGGTGAATCGGTAGGAGATACACTTTTCGAGCACATCGAAAAGGCACTTCCTTCTGTACGCGGGGCATATCAGCTTATTGCACGTGAATTTGCCCGCAATTTTTCAAAAGACGGAATACTTTACCTTAACCGTGAGGAAGACATGGGAAGGGAAGGACTTCGCAAGTCCAAAATGTCCTACCACCCTTGTGAAAAAATTAAGAAGTACACATTGTATGTAAAAACATAA